The Archangium primigenium genomic interval CGAAGAAGTACCCGCATCATCCGCGCTTCGACGGCACGGTGTCGGCGACGCGCATGGAGAGGGTGGGGGCGCTCGTCGAGAAGCTGCTCGACGAGCGTGAGCGCCGCATGAATGTGGAGCGCGGCGAACGTAACGACCTCCGCGCGTACGCCGATCCGCTCGGCATCACGGAGACCGGCGACGTTGCGGTGCTGCTTCGGGAGCGGTCGTTCCAAGACATCGAGCAGCAGCGGCAGCAGGCCGGCATGGACACGCCGACGGTCGGTAACGTGCGAGGCTGGCTTGATCCGCAGCGGACGCGTGGGCTCCCGCCGGAGGTGCAAGACGTCCTCATCTCGCTGTATGCATCGTGGAGTGGGCGAACCTTCCGGCGCGATGGTCGCAGCTTCGCGCCCCCACGTCCCGGGCAGTTCCCCGACGACGTCGAGCTTCTGCGTCCCGAGTTGCCGACGCTCGCCGAGTGGACGGAGGCCCTGAACCGAGCCGGAGACCTGCTCGGTGTGGCGATTGGAGGACGAGCGCTGGGTGCCCGCAACCTGTCGGCCTTCGCGGACAAGGTGAAAGAGGCGCTTGCCCGTGTTCGCGACGCGAGAGACCTGCCGGCCGCGCTCGAACCGAAGATTCGTGACTGGGCCGAGCCCGGAGATGCCCCGCGTCTGGCTACGGCACGAGCATGTGCCACGTTGCTCGAGCTGCTGGGTAGCGGTGACGGAGCTTCGATGGTGCGCGACCTCGCGAGCTTCGCGCCGACGACGTCCCTCACCGCGATGGAGCGGAACTTCAGGACCGCCGCCGCCTCGAAGCGCTTGCTCGAGGAAGATGCGCGCTGGATCGTCCTTCGACAGGTGAAGGGGCTCCTTGGCGATGCCGAACGTGGCGAGCGCGCGAAGTTGCTTCTTCAGGACCTCGCCGCGCTGCTCACCGCTGACGAAGTCAACAAGATGCTCGCCGACGGTCTTGCTGATCTGACCCGGCGTGCGGACGAGCTGCTGCGCGTCCCCACCCCCAAGCCGCCGCGCCCGCCGGTGCAGGATGAGGAGATCGTCCTCGAGGAGTCGAGCGACCTCGGCGACGCGCAAGCTGCTGCCGATGCGCTGCGGAAGCTTGCGAAGCGCCTCGAAACCGAGGGCAAGGGAGCGTCGCGCATCGTCATCAGGATCACGGCCTGGAAGCGGAGGCCGGAATGACGGAGTCGCCGCTCCTTTCGGAGGCTGACGTTCGCTTGGAGGTCGAGCGGCTCTTTCGTCGCGACCACCGTTCGCGTCTCCTTGCGCTCTTCGGCCGAGGTCAGCCGGGGCGCTTCGAATTGGATGGCCTCGCTTGGGAAATCATCCCGACGGCCTGCGAACTCGAGCTGCGCTCGAAGTTGCCGGCCCCTGGAGAGAAAACGTCGTCGGGGAGCGTGTACCTCGTCGACTGGGCCGAGGACGCGCTTCCGCTCGACGTTTCCTGCCGGCTCGCGGGCGGTCGCATCTATCACGTCGCTCGTGACGCCCGCCTCGCTGCGCTGTTCGGCGCACGTCAGGTGGACCCCGGACTCTCCTCGACGGCGCTCGCACGGCTCGTCCTCTCCGGTACCATCGAGGGACTTCTCAAGATCACGGGACTTCGGCTGACTCGCAGCGGGCTTTGGCTGCGCTTTGTCGAGGCGCGGTTCGGCATCCCGGAGCGCGCACTTGAGGGGCCCTCCGAGTGGCTTCGCTGGGTTCGCGGTTCGGACGCAGGGCCTGCATTCGCTCGCGCATGCGAGACGGACGATCTGCTGCGGGCGGTGCGGCGCGAGGCACTCGACTGGATCGAGGAGTGCCTTGGACCCGTAGGAGTGTTGGGGTTCCGCGCGTGGGAGCTCGGTCTCGTCGACAAGGCACTTCAGGCTCTGCTGCTGTTGGTGGCGGCAGAGCAGCACCCCGATGCGTATTTGCGCGGCCTCGTCAGCGGTCAGGTCGCGAGCATCGCGCCCGGACTCGCGAGTGAAGTCCGAGCTGCGTACGCTGCGGGGGGGGCGCCGGCGCTACTGGAAGCCGTGCTGTCCGTGGAGAGCGCTGAGGATCGTCGCCTGCTCGACGAAGCAGAGCAGCATGCTGTCGGCGGTGGCGCTTCGGCGCTCGCTACGGCGAGCGAGTGGTTGCCGGCCGGTCACAAGGCACGCGAGGCAGCTCTCGCCGAATCCCTGTTGGCGTTCGTCGATGCGCCGAGTCCCGAGACGCTAGAGGCGGTGCTCGCGGCCTTTGAGCACCTGAGCGCCCATCGGTTGGATCGGGCGATTCGTCGTTCGGAACACGTCGAAGCGCGGCGAATGGCGGCGCGGCTTGCCGCGTGGATCCTCGGGCGACGCGTGCGGCCGCAACTCGCCGAGCATGGCACCACGTGGCAGGCCGCCCTCGACCTCGCCCGGCGCTATGCCGAGGAGGGAGGCTTCCTCGACTGGGCAAGGCAAAGTGTACGCGGAATGCGCGGCGCAGGCGAAGAGCTGATGGTGGCCGTTCGCCGACTGCTCGACGCGGTGGATGCAGTTGCGCGAGCAGACGACCAACGCTTCGCACAGGCCTACGTGGCCTGGGTAGATGCCGGAAAGCCGTCGAGCGAGGTGCTCCCGATCGAGCACGTCACGAAACGTGTCGTGGCCCAGTTCCTCAAGGGCGGCGAGCACCGACGGCTGCTCCTGGTCCTCATGGACGGCATGAGCTACGCGGCGGCCGTCCAGGTGCTTCAGCGGCTGCGCGATCAACGTCGATGGAGCCCGATCGCGTGGCGTGTGCCTGGCTGGAACGGGCAGCTGCCGATCCCGCCCGTGCTGGCTGCCGTTCCCACGTTGACCGAGGTGAGTCGGGCCGCGCTGTTCGCCGGGGTGGCTGATCCGCGCTTCGGGGACCAAGGCACCGATCGAGACGACGCTCGCTGGGCGGAGAATCCGCATGTTCGAGAGCTGGTGGGGGATGAGCCACTCACGGTGTTCTTCCGGCGCGATATCCACGCGGGGCACGCGCTCATCGACGAGGTAAAGCAGGCCATCGCCAGCGATCACCGGGTCGTCGCCGTAGTGGTGAACGCCATCGACGAGCAGCTCAAGGGCAGCCTGCAGGTCGCGGTCGACTACAGCCGAACGCCCATTCTGCCGCTCGAGGCGCTCTTGAGCGCTGCCGATGGCGCGGAGCGCGCCGTCCTCCTCGTTGCAGATCATGGCCACGTCGCCGGCGATGCGATGCGTGTCGCGGCTGGCCGCCTTCCTCAGGGGAGTACGGGAGGAGCGCGTTGGCGCGCACTGGCCGAAGGCGAGCAGCCGCAGGCCGACGAAGTGCTCTTGCCGAGGACGTCGTGGAAGCCGCGCGGGGCGGCGGGGGTCGCCGCGCTTTGGGACACGTCGGTCGCGAACCGCGCGCCCCATTACGGAGAGCACGGCGGGCTGTCGTTGGCCGAGGCGGTTGCTCCTGCGTTCTTGATTGGACCCGAGTGGCTGGACCGCGTTGTTGGCGAGGATGTCGAGCTGTCGTGTCGCGTGCTTCCTGAACCTGACTGGTGGGCGCTAAAAATCATACGATTGGCAGCCCCGCCCGCTGCCATCCAGCCGACGCAGACCGCGCCTACCACGAAGCAGTTGCAACTCATTCCCGTGGAGCCCGCGAAGTCGGCCTTGGCGCCGCCTCACGCTCCGAGCGAGCCGGACCTGGTGGTGCGGCTCAGACAGTCCAAGCTCTTTGCGCAGCAGGTTGCGGGCGTGCTGAAGCCCGAGATCGAGCGTGTGCTCACTTGGCTCGGTGTGCTCGTGGGGGCGGGTGGCAGCATGACCGCCGCGGACTTCGCCCACGCGTGTGGCGTGCGTCCCCATCAGGTGGGCGGCGTCGTTGCGCGGATGGGTGTCCTGAACGCCGACGGCTTCGCCATCGTTGAACACGACGTCGCCGGCCGCCGAGTCGTTTTGCAGAAGGCAAGGCTCCTCTCGCAGTTTGGAGTGACCGAATGAGCGCGCCGAGCGTGCTGCTCCGCAAGGACGTCACCGAGGCGCTGCGCCGGGGAACGGTACCGCGTCGAGGTCTCGACTTGTTTGCCGTGGGGACCGACCGCTTCGCTGTCTCGCTGCGCGAGGAGCTCGAACGCTGCGCGACTGGCGGGGCCGTGTTCAAGGCGCTGCGAGGCGACTTTGGCTGCGGCAAGAGCTTCACCGCCCGCTGGTATCAGCAACAGGCGCTCGCACGCGGCTTCGCCGTCGCCGAGGTTCAGATCTCGGAGAACGACACGCCGCTGCATCGGCTGGAGACAGTCTACCGAAGAGCCACCGAGGGCTTGCGAACCTCCGAATGGGACACGGGGGCGTTTCGCGCGATCATCTCGCAATGGCTGATGGGCCTCGAAGAAGAGGTCTCACGCTCGCTCCGAGATCCAGACGACATGAAGGCGCTGGCTGCGGGCGTGGGCGAGCTGCTCGAAGCACGCCTCAAGGACGTGAGCGCGGTACAGCCGCAGTACGCGGCGGTACTTCGTGCCTACCACACAGCCGAGGTGGCTGGGGACCATGCGCTGGCCGAGGGGCTCATCGCCTGGCTGATGGGTCAGCCGAACGTCAGCGCGGACATCAAGCGGCAGGCGGGCATCAAGGGCGAGGTAGACCACACGGGTGCAATGGGCTTCCTGCGGGGCCTGCTCGCTGTCCTCCATCAGTGCGGAAGGCCAGGCCTGATGCTCGTTCTCGACGAGGTGGAGACCATCCAGCGGGTTCGCTCCGACAGCCGAGACAAAAGCCTGGAGGCGATCCGAAAACTCATTGATGACCTCTATGGCGGTCGGTTCGCAGGGCTGTACGTGCTCATCACCGGGACGCCCGCCTTCTTCGATGGGCCGAACGGAGTGAAGCGACTGCCGCCGCTCGCCCAGCGACTGCACGTCGACTTCTCTGGCGACGCCCGCTGGGACAACCCGCGCGACGTCCAAGTACGGCTGTTCCCGTTCGACCATGAGCGCCTGGTCGAGGTGGGTCGTCGCGTGCGCGACCTGTATCCGACGGACGCGCCTGACCGCATGAAGGCCCGCGTCTCCGACGCGGTGCTCTCCGGGTTGGCGACCGAGGTCGCGGGAAAGCTCGGTGGCAAGGTCGGCGTGGCGCCCCGCATCTTCTTGCGAAAGCTCGTCGCGACCATCCTGGATCGTGTCGACCTCTTTCCCGAGTTCGACCCGAGCAAGGATCTCGACATCCGCATCGATGCGCAGGAGCTCACGCTCGAGGAGCAGGCCGCAGCCGCCGGCAAGAAGCCGGATGACATCGAGATCAGCCTGTGACTACCTCGCGAGACGCCATAGACCGCCTGAGCCCTGCTGTTCGCTACCAGATAGCGAACGGCCTTGGGTGGAGCGGTCTGCGTCCCGTGCAATCGCTCTCGACCGAAGCGATCCTCGACGGCGCGAACTGCGTCGTGCTTGCGCCTACTGCGGGAGGCAAGACCGAGGCAGCGTTCTTGCCGTTGCTCTCGAAGATGGATGTCGAAGACTGGCGCGGCGTGTCGGTGCTCTACGTGGCGCCGATCCGCGCCCTGCTCAACAACCAGGAGGCGCGGCTTCATCGTCTCACCGGCCTCATCGGCAGGCGTGCCGGCAAGTGGCATGGCGACGTCAAGGAGCCCGCTCGCCGACGCCAGGTGGACGAGCCGCCCGACGTGTTGGCGATCACGCCTGAGTCACTCGAGGCGATGCTGCTCAGCGCTCGCACTCCGGTACGGCGCTTCCTTGCTCATGTTCGAGCCGTCGTCATCGACGAGGTCCACGCGTTCGCGGGCGACGATCGTGGTGCCCACCTCGTGGCGCTCTTGGAGCGCATCTCTCGAATCGCCGAGGCCGACATCCAGCGCATCGGCCTCTCGGCGACCGTAGGCGACCCTGAAGCCATTGTTGCATGGCTCAGCGGCAGCAGCTTGAGACCGCAACGGATCGTTGACCCTGGTGGCGGGCGGAAGCCGCCGGAGCTTGCGCTCGACTTCGTCGGCTCGCTCGATAACGCCGCGTTGCTCATCGATCGCCTGTATCCGGGGACGCGGCGGCTCGTCTTCGTTGATAGCCGTCGGCGCGTCGAGGAACTTGGCCATCGTCTCTCCCAGCGAGGCGTGGATGTCTACCTCTCGCACTCGTCGCTCGCGCTCTCGGAGCGGACGGCCGCCGAGAAGGCATTCGAGGAGGGCACAAACTGCGTCATCGTCGCGACGTCCGCGCTCGAGCTCGGCATCGACGTCGGCGATCTGGATCATGTGATTCAGATCGACGCGCCCAGCAGCGTGTCGTCCTTCCTGCAACGGATGGGGCGCACGGGGCGGCGTGCCGGGACGAAGGCGAACTGCACCTTCCTCGCGACCGATGACGACGCGCTGCTGCGCGCTGCTGCGATCATCGACCTGTTCAGGAACGGCTACGTCGAACCAGCAGGACCGTCGTCGTGGTCGCCGCATGTTCTGGCGCATCAGGCCATCGCGCTGTCGATGCAGGAGCGCGGAGCCGCCGCGCATGCCTGGTGGAGCTGGCTCGAAGGCTGCGCGGCGTTCCGCGAGGTTTCGGCGTCAGAGCGCGAGGCGATCGTTCGACACATGGTGGACAACGACATCCTGATCGAGGCGGATGCACGCCTTGCTCTCGGCGCTCGGGGCGAGCGGCTCTACGGCGCACGCAACTTCCTCGAACTCTACGCGGTGTTCTCGACCCCGCGCGTGCTCCGCGTGATGTACGGCCAGACGGAGGTCGGCGTCGTGGATGCGGCTTTCTTGCAGGACAAGGAGCGCCAGAGCCCGAACTTCGTGCTCGCGGGCCGGCCGTGGCGAATCGTCGGAGTCGACTGGAAGGGCGGGACCTGCTCGGTGGCGCCTGCGGAGGCGGGTAGCTATCCACGTTGGTATGGACAGCCCGTAACCCTGGCGCGCTCGCTCTGTCAGGCCATGCGACGAGTCCTGCATGGCTCGGAGCACGATGCCTCCTGGTCGAAGCGGGCGGTCACAGCCATCGAGGCTCAACGCGCCTCGCATGCATTCCTCGATGATGCACCGCTTCCGCTCGAGCAGGGCTCGGACGGTCGGTGCCGGTGGTGGACGTTCGGCGGTGGCGCAGGCAACCGCGTTCTCGCGGGACTTCTCGAAGCGGAGCTCGGGGCGCGCGTGTCGCCGGGCAACACCTTCATCACGTTTGTCGACGGCGCCGCCGAGAGCATGGTCGCGATTCGGCAGGCCATCGATGCGCTCGCCGCGCGCGCACCGCTCGGCTGGGCCGATGGTGCTCGCCTGGTTGACCCCGACCAGCGATCGCGCGTGTCGAAGTTCCAGCCGTGCCTTCCGACGGAGATCGAGCACGGGCTCATTGCGCGGGAGACGATGAGCGTCGACGACGCGAACGAGACCCTCGCGGCGTGGAAGCGCAGCGCATCGAACCCCGAGGGCGGTGCATGACAGGCTCAGCCTGGCGCGTTCGTGCCAGAGTCCGGGATGCCGCTCCGCGTCCTCCCCAATCGCCAGAAAGGGGCTGGCCAGTCAACCAGAAGCCGACCTGTCCAGCGCGAAGGCCCTCCGCTGTTGTCGTGCCCGCCGAAGGTCGAAGGTCGCGGAAACGTGGGGGAGAAAAGCGACGGCCCCGGAGATCGCTCTCCGGCAGAGGGCCGGATGGCCATCTTCGAATGCATCGAGGGCTGGTACAACCCACACCCCAGCTGCTCCAGCTCCGATTTCAACCGCCATCCTCCTCATCCCTCACTTCCCGGTACCGCACCCTCATTCCAGCCTCATCAATGATGAATCGATCCCGCTGGTCCTGATCGTATGGGTTCGGGAGAAATCGTACACGGGGTTCACTGTTGAGGTTGCCAATGTGCAGGATGCGGTATCGCTGGCGGCGCTTGTTGGCCAATTTGAGGGCTTCGCGCACCTCAGATGAACCCAGCTCGAACTGTTCGCTGGCGTCCAGTGAGGCCTTGACCTCGATGTGCCATGTGCAGCGGCCGTCCACCACCCGGAAGTCGTAGCCGAGGCTATCGTCCCCCTCGTTATCGGTGAAGACGTAGGCGCTGTTCTTCGAGCACCACGCGCTCGCGCCGACTGCAGTCTCTCCAAAGCGCTTCTGCAGGATGCGGAACGCGAGGATCTCGCCGATGAGGCCCACGATGCGCTTCTGGCCGTCGCTCATCTGCGAGCCCTTGCGATTTCCTCCGCTGCCTCCTCCGTTGCCCTTCGTCTGCCGTCTCTTTCCGCCACGCTCGAGCACCTCCAGATTCGTACCTTCCAGGGAGGACGTCAGTGCGCCGAGCTCCGCATCGGAAAACTTTTTCGAGAAATCCACCCAGAGCTGCGCTCCCAGTGTTGGCGCATCAGGGTCATATTCGCCGCCGCACACGCGCGCCAGGCGTCCCCTACGCTGCGCTTCCTGCTGGGCATTCGTGATTGGCGCCGCCGCCGTCGCCTCATCCTCGGCGGTGACGCCCAGGCGCGTGCGCACGTCCGCGATGCTCGTGCCGCCTTCAATGGTGGACCAGAATGAGGGATCTGGCACCGCACTCTCGATGTATTCGCGAAGCCGACGCAGCGCTTCGGCGTCATCGAAGCGCGACAGGTATCCATCACCGCGCATCAATCCCTGGCGCACGTGGGTCAGCAGCAAGTTCGTGGTTTGTGCCCAGGGTCCGATGGGTTGTGATCGCTTCAACCGCCATGCGGCGGCGCAGTTCTGGATTAGCCCCAGGAGCTGTCCACACCGGTCCAGGTTGTCACGTAGGAGGCTCGATGGATCAAGGCGTGGCTCAGCGCCTTCCAGCTCACGTTCGATGGCGGCGCAGAGCATGTTGATGTCTGTCGCTGTCTCGAGGAGGGCGAGGGCTGCATCCGCACCGGGGAGTTCGCCGAACGCGCCGCGAAGTTCACGGAGCGCCGCGTGGAATGGCACCTCCCAATAGGTATGTGCAAGGTGTGTCGCTTCGGGATCCTTCTGAAGCGCTCCGACGACGCGCACGTAGTCGCCTGGCTGGTTCTGTTTCGCGGCGAGCCAGCGTGCAATCGAGAGCAGCGGGATCAGCGTGGCCGCGCGGTGGGTGCGAAGCTGAGCGCGCCACTCAGGATTATCGAGTTCCCTGTACTCGGGGCCGGACGCGCGCAACGCCGCGTTCCAGGCCAGCAACTCCGCCCGGCCGCCTAGCCGCCCCCAGAGTGCCAGACCCATCGCGCGATCGTCACTCTCTCGGGCCTGCGCGACGAGCCATGCGGCGTCGAGCTCCGGCTCCACCCAGGGGCTGATGTAGGCCAGCACATCATCGATGGAGCCGAGCGTTGCCAGCTGGCCGACGTGGAAGTTGGGATGGAGCAGCTTCATCACTGGTCGCAGCCGCTCGACGACCCACTGAAGGTTATTGAACCACCGCTGCCGGACCTCCTCGTGCTGCTCGTTCGTGATGCCGACTGAGGCCAGCGCGCGGTGCTGGGTCTCCATATCGGGCTCGCGCGTATTCCCAAGGCGGGTCAGCGCGAGGCGGAGATGAGAGACCAGGTCATACCTGTCGAGGACCTGCTGAAGGGGGCTGGCCATCGCCTCGAGCCACTCCTTCGATGTTGGATCGTAGAGGAGCGTCCTGGACTCGGCATGCCACAGTGCCTGCCCCGGTTCGGCGCCCCCGTCCCCGAGCCCCTTCACGCGCACCGCCAGCCCCTCGACTGGCTCGATCCGTATTGCACGCAACAGGGCCTGAGCTTGAGCGAACTGCTTCGTCTGGGTTCCGTACTGCTCCCCAGCAAAAGCGGACACCGTCAGCGCGAACGGCGCCAGCCAGCTCAGCGAACTCTTATCCAGCCGCTCGTTGGTCGAGGAAGGCGTCCATGCGACGTCACCTCGCATGGGCTCAAGCTGCAGGCTCGACAGAGCGCGCACGCGGTCGCCGAGCACCTGCTGCAGCGTCGGTCGCAGGAGGGTGGCCACCTTCGGCGCGATCTGCAGGAGCGGTAGCTTCGCTGAAAGGGTCCGCTCAAGCCCACGCGCCGCGATGTCCGGGACGTACAGCGGGTCTTCCGGCGTTGGCTCCATTGCCAGAGGCCCTTGACTGCCACGCATGACGATGAACCGGCGTGGGAACTGTGGCGGACTCGCGGGCTCGAAGGCCGCCCACGCATCGCGCGCCTGAGCCAGGAACACCGATCGGTGCACGGGATCGAACCGCTGCTCGGCCGCGCTCGAGGCCAAGTCGTCAAGGAGCCGGGGGCTGGACGAGACCTGCTCGAAGTCGAGTCGCGGCATTCCGAGCGCGACGAGCTGTTCCACGGGCGATGGGTTCATCGTAATGGCGGTGCGCACGACGGAGAGCGGCGCTGGCCGCAGGTGCTCGAACTGTCGTGCCTGACGGCGATCGACGGCCTGCTGCACGAACCATCGATCGCGGGGGCGCGCCCCCTTTGCCTCTTCGT includes:
- the brxD gene encoding BREX system ATP-binding protein BrxD is translated as MSAPSVLLRKDVTEALRRGTVPRRGLDLFAVGTDRFAVSLREELERCATGGAVFKALRGDFGCGKSFTARWYQQQALARGFAVAEVQISENDTPLHRLETVYRRATEGLRTSEWDTGAFRAIISQWLMGLEEEVSRSLRDPDDMKALAAGVGELLEARLKDVSAVQPQYAAVLRAYHTAEVAGDHALAEGLIAWLMGQPNVSADIKRQAGIKGEVDHTGAMGFLRGLLAVLHQCGRPGLMLVLDEVETIQRVRSDSRDKSLEAIRKLIDDLYGGRFAGLYVLITGTPAFFDGPNGVKRLPPLAQRLHVDFSGDARWDNPRDVQVRLFPFDHERLVEVGRRVRDLYPTDAPDRMKARVSDAVLSGLATEVAGKLGGKVGVAPRIFLRKLVATILDRVDLFPEFDPSKDLDIRIDAQELTLEEQAAAAGKKPDDIEISL
- a CDS encoding DEAD/DEAH box helicase — its product is MQSLSTEAILDGANCVVLAPTAGGKTEAAFLPLLSKMDVEDWRGVSVLYVAPIRALLNNQEARLHRLTGLIGRRAGKWHGDVKEPARRRQVDEPPDVLAITPESLEAMLLSARTPVRRFLAHVRAVVIDEVHAFAGDDRGAHLVALLERISRIAEADIQRIGLSATVGDPEAIVAWLSGSSLRPQRIVDPGGGRKPPELALDFVGSLDNAALLIDRLYPGTRRLVFVDSRRRVEELGHRLSQRGVDVYLSHSSLALSERTAAEKAFEEGTNCVIVATSALELGIDVGDLDHVIQIDAPSSVSSFLQRMGRTGRRAGTKANCTFLATDDDALLRAAAIIDLFRNGYVEPAGPSSWSPHVLAHQAIALSMQERGAAAHAWWSWLEGCAAFREVSASEREAIVRHMVDNDILIEADARLALGARGERLYGARNFLELYAVFSTPRVLRVMYGQTEVGVVDAAFLQDKERQSPNFVLAGRPWRIVGVDWKGGTCSVAPAEAGSYPRWYGQPVTLARSLCQAMRRVLHGSEHDASWSKRAVTAIEAQRASHAFLDDAPLPLEQGSDGRCRWWTFGGGAGNRVLAGLLEAELGARVSPGNTFITFVDGAAESMVAIRQAIDALAARAPLGWADGARLVDPDQRSRVSKFQPCLPTEIEHGLIARETMSVDDANETLAAWKRSASNPEGGA
- the pglZ gene encoding BREX-2 system phosphatase PglZ; this encodes MTESPLLSEADVRLEVERLFRRDHRSRLLALFGRGQPGRFELDGLAWEIIPTACELELRSKLPAPGEKTSSGSVYLVDWAEDALPLDVSCRLAGGRIYHVARDARLAALFGARQVDPGLSSTALARLVLSGTIEGLLKITGLRLTRSGLWLRFVEARFGIPERALEGPSEWLRWVRGSDAGPAFARACETDDLLRAVRREALDWIEECLGPVGVLGFRAWELGLVDKALQALLLLVAAEQHPDAYLRGLVSGQVASIAPGLASEVRAAYAAGGAPALLEAVLSVESAEDRRLLDEAEQHAVGGGASALATASEWLPAGHKAREAALAESLLAFVDAPSPETLEAVLAAFEHLSAHRLDRAIRRSEHVEARRMAARLAAWILGRRVRPQLAEHGTTWQAALDLARRYAEEGGFLDWARQSVRGMRGAGEELMVAVRRLLDAVDAVARADDQRFAQAYVAWVDAGKPSSEVLPIEHVTKRVVAQFLKGGEHRRLLLVLMDGMSYAAAVQVLQRLRDQRRWSPIAWRVPGWNGQLPIPPVLAAVPTLTEVSRAALFAGVADPRFGDQGTDRDDARWAENPHVRELVGDEPLTVFFRRDIHAGHALIDEVKQAIASDHRVVAVVVNAIDEQLKGSLQVAVDYSRTPILPLEALLSAADGAERAVLLVADHGHVAGDAMRVAAGRLPQGSTGGARWRALAEGEQPQADEVLLPRTSWKPRGAAGVAALWDTSVANRAPHYGEHGGLSLAEAVAPAFLIGPEWLDRVVGEDVELSCRVLPEPDWWALKIIRLAAPPAAIQPTQTAPTTKQLQLIPVEPAKSALAPPHAPSEPDLVVRLRQSKLFAQQVAGVLKPEIERVLTWLGVLVGAGGSMTAADFAHACGVRPHQVGGVVARMGVLNADGFAIVEHDVAGRRVVLQKARLLSQFGVTE